The sequence CTTTCAAAACCAGGCTTGGAGAAATTGGAAATTTCGTAATGCTCAAAGCCCGCACGCTCCAACTCCTGAATGATGTATTCAAACATCTCCGCTTCCAACTCCTCCTTTGGTAGAGGAAGCTTGCCCCGTCGCATGCGATTCATAAAGACGGTGTGATTCTCCAGAATCAAGCTATAGAGGCTCATATGGGGAATGTCGAGGGCAAGAGCCTTAGCGACATTTTCCTGGACCTGTTCCATAGTTTGCGTCGGAAGGGCATAGATGAGGTCGATCGAAATATTATCAAAACCAGCCAGCTTCAGACGATCGATATTGTCATAGATATCCTGCTCCTGATGGCTCCGACCAATCTTTTTGAGCAAGCGATTATCAAAGGTCTGTACGCCCAAAGAAACCCTATTAACCGGCGAATCCTTTAAGACGGCAATCTTATCCGGATCCAAATCACCAGGATTGGCCTCGATGGTTAACTCCTCCATCTGAGAGAGATCAAGCGACTTGGTCAGCTCCTTAAGCAGATACTCTAGCTGATCCGCAGTTAAGGCTGTCGGTGTCCCACCCCCGATATAGAGAGTCCGTAAATTTGTGATTTCTTCCCGACGAAATTCTTGGATCAAATGATCCAAATAAGCATCGACCGGTTGGTTCTTAATAAAGACCTTCGAAAAATCACAATAAAAACAAATCTGGGTACAAAATGGGATGTGGACATAAGCGGACGTTGGTTTTGTATGCATACCTTTAATTATACCATAAAATCCCCCTTAAGTCCGAGAAGAAAAGGGTGGAAGAAGCAAGGTTTTCCTTGACAAGAAGGAATGAAAGGAATAGAATAAAGCTAATTACATTCGGAGGTAAGGAGATATGAACAACTAAGTTTCGTTAAATAAGATACTTTATTTAGTGGACTGCTTGTTCTATCTCTTTTTGTGTGCCCTCTCGCCTATTCTCCAACTTTTTGTTGGCTTAATAAGGTCTTTTTCTGTTTGGGTCCACTTGAATACAGCTCTACTAAATAGGTAGAGCTGTTTTTTTGTCCCAGTAGAAAGGAATCTTATGCTAAAACTATCCCACCTTACCATCCGCCATACAAAAGATTTACGTGATTTGGTTCGCGATTTATCCCTAACCATTCATGAAGGGGAAAAAGTTGCTATTATTGGCGAAGAAGGAAATGGAAAATCTTCCTTACTTCACGTCCTCATGTCCCCAAAATCACTACCAGATTATCTGACTATAGAAGGCGAAATCACCACTTCTTTTCACTCCTATGCCTATATTCCCCAGACTTTGCCGGAAGCATTGAAGGGAAAAACATTGGAAGAATATTTTTTTGGAGAAGACGAGCTAGACTATGCCACCCTCTATAGACTGGCTGATCAATTGCATTTCGATAGCGACCGCTTTGCAAGCGACCAAGCTATTGGAAGTCTATCTGGAGGAGAAGCCCTCAAAGTCCAACTGCTTCACGAACTTTGTCGTCCTCATGAATTACTATTTTTAGATGAACCTTCAAACGATCTGGATTTGGAAACCCTGGACTGGCTCCAGCAGATAATCCAAACAAGTCCCCAAACCATCCTATTTATTTCCCATCATGAAGATTTTTTGACTCAGACGGCGGATACGATCATCCACCTAAGACAGATCAAACACCGCAAGGAGGCTGAAACCATTGTAGAGCACCTAGGCTATCAAGACTACAGTAGCCAGAGGGAGCAACAATTCAAGCAACAGTCCCAGCAAGCTGCTAATGATCAACGAACCTACAAGAAAACAATGGAGAAGCATCGCCGCGTCCGTCAGCAAGTTGAAACATCCTTACGAAACACTAAGGATAGCACTGCTGGACGTCTCCTGGCAAAGAAAATGAAGTCCCTCCTCTCACAAGAAAAGCGCTACGAGCGAGAATTCCAATCCATGACTTCCCAACCCTATGATGAAGAGATCATCAATCTGCATTTTCCTCCCCTCACTCCCTTGTCTCCTCAAAAACGAGTCCTTCTATTAGATCAGGAAGAACTCGCAATTGGTGACCGGGTCCTGGTCAAGGATCTCTCCCTTACTCTTCAAGGGCAGGACAAGATAGGGATTATCGGTTCCAACGGTGTGGGGAAATCCACTTTCCTAAAAATGATATGGAAAAGTCTACAGAAGAATGAAAGTATCCGCACTGCCTATATGCCTCAAGATTACACTGAACGCCTC comes from Streptococcus parasanguinis ATCC 15912 and encodes:
- a CDS encoding ATP-binding cassette domain-containing protein; translation: MLKLSHLTIRHTKDLRDLVRDLSLTIHEGEKVAIIGEEGNGKSSLLHVLMSPKSLPDYLTIEGEITTSFHSYAYIPQTLPEALKGKTLEEYFFGEDELDYATLYRLADQLHFDSDRFASDQAIGSLSGGEALKVQLLHELCRPHELLFLDEPSNDLDLETLDWLQQIIQTSPQTILFISHHEDFLTQTADTIIHLRQIKHRKEAETIVEHLGYQDYSSQREQQFKQQSQQAANDQRTYKKTMEKHRRVRQQVETSLRNTKDSTAGRLLAKKMKSLLSQEKRYEREFQSMTSQPYDEEIINLHFPPLTPLSPQKRVLLLDQEELAIGDRVLVKDLSLTLQGQDKIGIIGSNGVGKSTFLKMIWKSLQKNESIRTAYMPQDYTERLPLTQTPVQFLQHSGDREEINTIQLHLASLNFTYSEMHHSISELSGGQQGKLFLLQLVLTSPQFLLLDEPTRNFSPTSQPEIRRLFADYAGGLVTVSHDRTFLKEVCQKIYRLTEHGLVEIESL
- the hemW gene encoding radical SAM family heme chaperone HemW, with the protein product MHTKPTSAYVHIPFCTQICFYCDFSKVFIKNQPVDAYLDHLIQEFRREEITNLRTLYIGGGTPTALTADQLEYLLKELTKSLDLSQMEELTIEANPGDLDPDKIAVLKDSPVNRVSLGVQTFDNRLLKKIGRSHQEQDIYDNIDRLKLAGFDNISIDLIYALPTQTMEQVQENVAKALALDIPHMSLYSLILENHTVFMNRMRRGKLPLPKEELEAEMFEYIIQELERAGFEHYEISNFSKPGFESRHNLMYWDNAEYYGLGAGASGYVNGVRYKNHGPIRHYMQAVEEGNARVQEEHLSQTEMMEEEMFLGLRKKTGVSKKRFEEKFGVNFDQQYGPVVEELTQQGLLVPNKDIVRMTKKGLFLGDTVAEKFILE